The following proteins are encoded in a genomic region of Kosakonia oryzae:
- the tisB gene encoding type I toxin-antitoxin system toxin TisB encodes MSGMELFILILKLIVALLQLLEAVLKFLR; translated from the coding sequence ATGAGCGGAATGGAACTGTTTATTCTGATCCTGAAACTCATTGTTGCTTTGTTGCAACTGCTTGAAGCTGTCCTGAAATTCCTGCGTTAA